A genomic region of Betaproteobacteria bacterium contains the following coding sequences:
- a CDS encoding saccharopine dehydrogenase NADP-binding domain-containing protein: protein MRKRWMIYGANGYTGKLAARLAKDLNLDPILAGRHAESVRALAGELGYESRIFDLADPAKVAANLEGVAAVLHCAGPFSATSGQMLAGCLRAGTHYLDITGEIAVFEDIHSRNQEIRDAGIAAIPGVGFDVVPTDCLAAMLKRELPSATHLKIAFKSRYGKLSPGTAKTMVEGLPEGGRIRKDGRIVKVPAAYKVETIRFTEDQSSTAVTIPWGDVATAYYSTGIPNIEVFVGVPEKQIKRIKMPAFMRWILGLAPVQVFMKAQIARRVKGPTDEQRARDEMVIYGEAWDDAGNKVAMRLRTREGYTLTAESGVKATQKVMDGRLAPGAYTPSMAFGADYVLGLEGTKLSRVKL from the coding sequence ATGCGCAAGAGGTGGATGATCTACGGCGCGAACGGCTACACCGGCAAGCTCGCCGCACGCCTTGCAAAAGATCTCAATCTCGATCCGATCCTTGCCGGCCGCCACGCCGAATCCGTCCGGGCGCTTGCCGGCGAACTTGGCTACGAATCGCGCATCTTCGATCTCGCCGATCCGGCGAAGGTCGCAGCGAACCTCGAAGGCGTCGCAGCGGTCCTGCACTGCGCGGGCCCGTTCTCCGCAACCAGCGGGCAGATGCTCGCCGGGTGCCTGCGCGCCGGGACACATTATCTCGACATCACCGGCGAAATCGCGGTGTTCGAGGACATCCACTCGCGCAATCAGGAAATCAGGGACGCCGGTATCGCTGCTATTCCCGGCGTCGGCTTCGACGTGGTTCCCACGGATTGCCTGGCGGCCATGCTGAAACGCGAGCTGCCGTCGGCGACCCATCTCAAGATCGCGTTCAAGTCGCGTTACGGCAAGCTCAGTCCCGGCACTGCCAAGACCATGGTCGAAGGGTTGCCCGAGGGTGGCAGAATCCGCAAGGACGGCAGGATCGTGAAGGTTCCCGCCGCGTACAAGGTCGAGACCATCCGATTCACGGAGGATCAATCGTCAACCGCAGTCACCATTCCGTGGGGCGACGTCGCCACCGCGTACTATTCGACCGGGATTCCCAACATCGAAGTCTTCGTAGGCGTGCCGGAAAAGCAGATCAAGAGAATCAAAATGCCTGCCTTCATGCGCTGGATCCTCGGGCTCGCGCCCGTGCAGGTGTTCATGAAGGCGCAGATTGCCAGGCGCGTCAAAGGCCCGACCGACGAGCAGCGCGCCCGCGACGAGATGGTTATCTACGGCGAAGCCTGGGATGACGCCGGAAACAAGGTCGCGATGCGCCTGCGCACGCGCGAAGGCTACACGCTGACCGCCGAATCGGGCGTCAAGGCCACTCAGAAAGTCATGGATGGCCGCCTTGCGCCGGGTGCATACACGCCGTCGATGGCGTTCGGAGCAGACTACGTGCTGGGTCTCGAGGGCACCAAGCTCAGCCGCGTCAAATTGTAA
- a CDS encoding nuclear transport factor 2 family protein, translating into MSKSALSGFFFAVLVAFVPTSATADTADDIERLEQQRGQAILNADMPTLYAIYADDFFYNRARGDSLTRSEYLPMYALGELKVNKAVGEGRDIRVYGDTALVSGIVHVDATIKGENRNLHLRYLNVWVKRGSGWVLVARQATNLPAQN; encoded by the coding sequence ATGAGCAAGTCAGCCTTGAGCGGATTCTTTTTTGCGGTGTTAGTCGCATTTGTCCCGACATCCGCAACCGCGGACACCGCGGACGATATCGAGCGGCTGGAGCAGCAGCGGGGTCAAGCCATTCTGAATGCCGACATGCCAACGCTCTACGCGATCTACGCCGACGACTTCTTCTACAACCGTGCCCGCGGGGACTCATTGACCAGATCGGAATACCTGCCGATGTATGCGTTAGGCGAACTGAAGGTCAACAAAGCGGTGGGTGAAGGCAGGGATATCCGCGTCTACGGCGATACGGCACTCGTGAGCGGCATCGTGCATGTCGACGCTACGATCAAAGGAGAGAACAGGAATCTTCATCTGCGCTACTTGAATGTGTGGGTCAAGCGGGGAAGCGGCTGGGTGCTGGTCGCGCGCCAGGCGACGAATCTCCCTGCGCAGAACTGA
- a CDS encoding UxaA family hydrolase, whose translation MINAYLRADGRKGIRNTIVVAYLVECAHHVSREIYYPFREQGAHLIGFPGCFPNVYSHKMMEQLCTHPNVGGALLVSLGCEGFNKGKLQETVRKSGHPVKLIEIQSTGGTRKTIAEGKAWIEQTLKQLESTPRTNMTLDELIVGTICGGSDATSGLTANPAMGRAFDFLVEQNATCIFEETGELIGMEHWMAKRAENPALGEEIVKTVAKAAKYYATYGHASIGPGNADGGLTTIEEKSLGAYAKSGQSVISGIIKPGDVPMRGGLYLLDVVPDGEPLFGFPNISDNAEIAELMACGSHLSLFSTGRGSVVGSAIAPVIKVCANPHTYKRMSDDMDVDAGRILEGRATLDEVGREIYDLILRVCNGEQTKSEMLGHQEFILTYKSFEPIGPACFPSAA comes from the coding sequence ATGATCAATGCCTATCTCCGGGCCGACGGCCGCAAGGGTATCCGCAACACCATCGTCGTTGCCTATCTGGTCGAGTGCGCGCATCACGTCTCGCGCGAGATCTACTACCCGTTCCGCGAACAGGGCGCGCACCTGATCGGCTTCCCGGGCTGCTTCCCGAACGTCTATTCGCACAAGATGATGGAGCAGCTGTGCACGCATCCGAACGTCGGCGGCGCGCTGCTGGTTTCGCTGGGCTGCGAAGGTTTCAACAAGGGCAAGCTGCAGGAGACCGTGCGCAAATCCGGGCACCCGGTGAAACTGATCGAAATCCAGAGCACCGGCGGCACGCGCAAGACCATCGCCGAAGGCAAGGCGTGGATCGAGCAGACGTTGAAGCAACTCGAAAGCACGCCGCGCACGAACATGACGCTCGACGAACTGATCGTCGGCACGATCTGCGGCGGCTCGGATGCGACCAGCGGGTTGACCGCGAATCCGGCGATGGGTCGCGCTTTCGATTTCCTGGTCGAGCAGAACGCTACTTGCATATTCGAAGAGACCGGCGAACTCATCGGCATGGAGCACTGGATGGCGAAGCGTGCGGAGAATCCGGCGCTCGGCGAAGAAATCGTCAAGACCGTCGCGAAGGCCGCGAAGTATTACGCGACCTACGGCCATGCCAGCATCGGGCCGGGCAACGCCGATGGTGGCCTGACCACCATCGAGGAAAAGTCCCTCGGCGCTTACGCCAAGTCAGGCCAGTCCGTAATCTCCGGCATCATCAAGCCGGGCGACGTGCCGATGCGCGGCGGACTGTATCTGCTCGACGTCGTGCCGGACGGCGAACCACTGTTCGGTTTTCCCAACATCAGCGACAACGCCGAGATCGCGGAACTCATGGCCTGCGGCAGTCACCTGAGTCTGTTCTCCACCGGCCGCGGCTCGGTAGTCGGCTCCGCGATCGCGCCAGTCATCAAGGTCTGCGCCAACCCGCATACCTACAAGCGCATGTCCGACGACATGGACGTCGATGCCGGCCGCATCCTCGAAGGCCGCGCCACGCTCGACGAAGTCGGCCGCGAGATCTACGACCTGATCTTGAGAGTCTGCAACGGCGAACAGACCAAGTCCGAAATGCTCGGGCATCAGGAATTCATTCTGACCTACAAGAGCTTCGAACCCATCGGCCCGGCTTGTTTTCCTTCGGCTGCCTAA
- a CDS encoding UxaA family hydrolase, with product MVDTKTDSRVLVLAPGDNVAIAKSDIPAGTTLQVMGVTVTVKAAMEVGHKFAFKKVAKGERITKYGAPIGVATQDILPGDSMHIHNLTSDYIPTYTLDEGHQFFKEH from the coding sequence ATGGTCGACACAAAAACCGATTCGCGAGTCCTGGTACTCGCCCCCGGTGACAACGTCGCGATTGCGAAATCGGACATCCCGGCGGGCACAACGTTGCAGGTCATGGGCGTCACGGTGACCGTCAAGGCCGCGATGGAAGTTGGCCACAAGTTCGCGTTCAAGAAAGTCGCAAAGGGCGAGCGCATCACGAAATACGGCGCGCCGATCGGTGTGGCGACGCAGGACATCCTGCCGGGCGATTCGATGCACATCCACAACCTCACCAGCGACTACATCCCGACCTACACCCTCGACGAGGGCCACCAGTTCTTCAAGGAGCACTGA
- a CDS encoding mandelate racemase/muconate lactonizing enzyme family protein — MKITAVETINLAEFPNVLWVHIHTDEGIVGLGETFYAVAPVAEHIHQTCAAYLLGKNPLEIDKHSRQFLNTYLGFNSVGVEMRAASAIDIALWDLFGQVTGQPIYQLLGGASRDKVRVYNTCAGYQYVRAKPTQGTANFGLPAKVDKKNRPYEDLMAFKTDAGELAKSLLEMNITGMKIWPFDEAAEASNGSYISNADLKKAMRPFEQIRKAVGDKMDIHVEFHSMWNLPAAIRIAEALEQFDPFWYEDPIKMNNIDAVADYAHRTNVWVTASETLGTRWGFREMFEKQAVSVCMLDVGWTGGLSEAKKIATMAEAYQLPVAPHDCTGPILLTASVHLSLNCSNTLVQEMVRAFYYDWYGKLVTELPPVKNGCITAPKGPGLGTKLQPSVLKRKDVTRRISKLGK; from the coding sequence ATGAAAATAACAGCCGTCGAAACCATCAACCTCGCGGAATTCCCGAATGTACTGTGGGTGCACATCCACACCGACGAAGGCATCGTCGGCCTCGGCGAAACCTTCTATGCGGTCGCCCCGGTCGCGGAACATATCCATCAGACCTGCGCGGCCTACCTGCTCGGCAAGAATCCGCTTGAGATCGACAAGCACAGCCGGCAGTTCCTGAACACCTATCTGGGTTTCAACAGCGTCGGCGTCGAAATGCGCGCGGCCTCGGCGATCGACATCGCGCTATGGGATCTGTTCGGCCAGGTGACCGGGCAGCCGATCTACCAGTTGCTCGGCGGCGCCTCGCGCGACAAGGTGCGGGTGTACAACACCTGCGCCGGTTACCAGTACGTGCGCGCCAAGCCGACGCAAGGCACCGCGAACTTCGGCCTGCCGGCGAAAGTCGACAAGAAGAACCGGCCTTACGAAGATCTGATGGCGTTCAAGACCGATGCCGGCGAACTGGCGAAGTCGCTGCTGGAGATGAACATCACCGGCATGAAGATCTGGCCGTTCGACGAAGCCGCGGAAGCTTCCAACGGCAGCTACATCTCGAATGCCGACCTGAAGAAGGCCATGCGCCCGTTCGAGCAGATCCGCAAGGCCGTCGGCGACAAGATGGACATCCACGTCGAATTCCATTCGATGTGGAATCTCCCCGCCGCGATCCGCATCGCGGAAGCGTTGGAGCAGTTCGATCCGTTCTGGTACGAAGACCCGATCAAGATGAACAACATCGATGCCGTTGCCGATTATGCGCACCGCACCAACGTCTGGGTCACTGCGTCGGAAACGCTCGGCACGCGCTGGGGCTTCCGCGAGATGTTCGAAAAGCAGGCCGTCTCGGTGTGCATGCTGGACGTCGGCTGGACCGGCGGCTTGTCGGAGGCCAAGAAAATCGCCACCATGGCGGAAGCCTATCAACTGCCGGTCGCACCGCACGACTGCACCGGCCCGATCCTGCTGACCGCGTCGGTGCACCTGTCGCTGAACTGCTCGAATACGCTGGTGCAGGAAATGGTGCGGGCGTTCTACTATGACTGGTACGGCAAGCTGGTGACCGAACTGCCGCCGGTGAAGAACGGCTGCATTACCGCGCCCAAGGGACCAGGGCTCGGAACCAAGTTGCAGCCGTCCGTGCTCAAGCGCAAGGATGTCACGCGACGGATTTCGAAATTGGGCAAATAA
- a CDS encoding MarR family transcriptional regulator, giving the protein MFREDLSRNFGFILNDVARLMRTTFDRRVKSLGLTRSQWWVLNHLFRNDGVTQSELADILEVKKATLGRLLDRMEQKGWVRREGHAGDRRAKRVFLTDEVEPAIKTMRAAAAEVRRDALSGLSASQQEQFVDTLLAIKGNLSKQDNGANGNGAKKRKR; this is encoded by the coding sequence ATGTTTCGCGAAGACCTGTCCCGCAATTTCGGCTTCATCCTGAACGATGTCGCCCGGCTGATGCGCACCACTTTCGACCGGCGCGTGAAGTCGCTCGGCCTGACGCGCTCGCAGTGGTGGGTGCTGAACCACTTGTTCCGCAATGACGGCGTGACCCAGTCCGAACTGGCCGACATCCTCGAAGTGAAGAAGGCGACGCTGGGCCGGCTGCTCGACCGCATGGAACAGAAGGGCTGGGTGCGCCGCGAGGGTCATGCCGGCGACCGCCGCGCCAAGCGCGTGTTCCTGACCGACGAAGTCGAACCCGCGATCAAGACCATGCGCGCGGCCGCAGCCGAAGTCCGGCGCGACGCCTTGTCCGGACTTTCGGCCTCGCAGCAAGAGCAGTTCGTCGACACGCTGCTCGCTATCAAGGGCAACTTGTCCAAACAGGACAACGGCGCGAACGGCAACGGCGCCAAGAAGCGCAAGCGCTGA
- a CDS encoding HlyD family secretion protein, translating into MSEAANKAVIVVHRAVRILLLVVVPLVAVVAGLYVYSTGGQEVETDNAYVKANIVPISAAVTGRVIEVVARDNQPVEAGALLFRLDPVPYQIAVAGARAQMDVVRTNVQSLRAEYRVTLQDAAEARSRIDFLEKQLARQEYLKEKGMTRGDTYDEARHNVEAAKRRLDSIREKTNRVIAELSGNPDMPVERLPRHAEARAAYDAAMLDLSRALIKAPFAGVVSNMKLQVGEFVEKGAPMFSLIESGPLWIEANYKETQLTYMTVGQPATVVADAYPDQEWPASVEAIASATGAEFAVLPPQNATGNWVKVVQRVPVRIKVEQPPGKPQLRAGMTVTVAVDTGRPRGLPRVVQKLVDNGWLPRFLVPSSVIAGIRR; encoded by the coding sequence ATGTCCGAAGCAGCCAACAAAGCAGTGATCGTCGTGCATCGCGCAGTGCGCATCCTGCTGCTGGTCGTCGTGCCGCTGGTCGCGGTCGTGGCCGGTCTCTATGTTTATTCCACCGGCGGGCAGGAGGTCGAGACCGACAATGCCTACGTCAAGGCGAACATCGTTCCGATCAGCGCGGCGGTGACCGGCCGCGTGATCGAAGTCGTGGCGCGCGACAACCAGCCGGTCGAGGCCGGGGCCTTGCTGTTCCGGCTCGACCCCGTGCCCTATCAGATCGCCGTGGCGGGCGCGCGTGCGCAGATGGACGTGGTGCGAACCAATGTGCAGTCGCTGCGTGCCGAATACCGCGTCACGCTGCAGGACGCGGCAGAGGCCCGCAGTCGCATCGACTTTCTCGAGAAGCAGCTCGCGCGCCAGGAGTACCTCAAGGAAAAAGGCATGACCCGCGGCGATACCTACGACGAAGCGCGCCACAACGTCGAGGCAGCCAAGCGCCGGCTCGACAGCATTCGCGAAAAGACCAACCGCGTGATAGCGGAACTGTCGGGCAATCCGGATATGCCGGTCGAACGCCTTCCGCGTCATGCCGAGGCCCGCGCGGCCTACGACGCGGCCATGCTCGACCTGTCGCGCGCACTCATCAAGGCGCCGTTCGCGGGTGTGGTGAGCAACATGAAGTTGCAGGTCGGCGAATTCGTGGAGAAGGGCGCGCCGATGTTCAGCCTCATCGAAAGCGGGCCGCTCTGGATCGAGGCCAATTACAAGGAAACGCAGCTCACCTACATGACGGTCGGTCAGCCCGCAACGGTGGTAGCGGACGCGTATCCGGATCAGGAATGGCCGGCCAGCGTCGAGGCCATCGCGTCGGCCACCGGCGCCGAATTCGCCGTTCTGCCGCCGCAGAACGCGACCGGCAACTGGGTGAAAGTCGTGCAGCGTGTGCCAGTGCGCATCAAGGTCGAGCAGCCACCCGGAAAACCTCAGCTTCGCGCCGGCATGACGGTCACCGTGGCGGTGGACACCGGCCGGCCGCGCGGGCTGCCACGCGTCGTACAGAAACTCGTCGACAACGGCTGGCTGCCGCGCTTCCTCGTGCCGTCTTCCGTCATCGCAGGCATCCGCCGGTAA
- a CDS encoding DHA2 family efflux MFS transporter permease subunit produces the protein MTGPSKHPTLITASVGLASFLYSVDWTIAAVALPHMQGTFSATQDQIGWVITSYIVASALSIPAAGWLSLRFGRKRVFMWAVAVFLVASVACGAANSLAVEVFARIVQGLGGAFLIPLSHAIILDTYPPEEQGKAMALWGMAAVMGSFVGPTLGGYVTEYLSWRYIFYINVPFGVLALAGAAAFLPETERDPERRLDWFGFLSLSLGIGSLQLMLDRGGQLDWFESWEIITEACLAVLGLYMFNVHCLTAKQPFLDPRLLAQRNFFLGLVFAFIYGFVTTPPMVLMPSFLDQVRGYPIDAIGLLQAPRGIGLFAAMIVGGRITGRIDPRKLIAFGLLCLAYSSWEMSTWTADVGVWPLVWTNFMQGIGGGIILVPIQVIAFPSLEPHRRTEATAVYGLVRSIGASIGVSGALALFVRTSSVMHAQLAEHVTPFNRALQAQGHEGWSMATTQALARLEREVSLQSAIIGFTGDFYLFALIALAALPLLLFIGRPKLPRSAADRAEAMVIAE, from the coding sequence GTGACCGGTCCGTCGAAACATCCGACCCTGATCACCGCCTCGGTCGGGCTGGCGAGTTTCTTGTATTCGGTGGACTGGACCATTGCCGCCGTGGCGCTGCCGCACATGCAGGGCACGTTCTCGGCGACGCAGGATCAGATCGGCTGGGTCATCACCTCTTATATCGTCGCCTCCGCGCTCTCCATTCCCGCTGCCGGATGGTTGAGCCTGCGCTTCGGCCGCAAGCGCGTCTTCATGTGGGCGGTCGCCGTGTTCCTGGTCGCGTCGGTTGCGTGCGGCGCCGCCAATTCGCTGGCGGTGGAAGTCTTCGCGCGCATCGTGCAGGGGCTGGGCGGTGCCTTCCTGATCCCGTTGTCGCACGCCATCATCCTCGATACCTATCCGCCGGAAGAGCAGGGCAAGGCCATGGCGCTGTGGGGCATGGCCGCGGTGATGGGTTCTTTCGTCGGGCCCACGCTCGGCGGTTACGTCACCGAGTACCTGAGCTGGCGTTACATTTTCTACATCAATGTTCCCTTCGGCGTGCTCGCGCTGGCGGGTGCGGCGGCCTTCCTGCCCGAGACGGAGCGCGACCCCGAGCGCCGGCTCGACTGGTTCGGATTCCTGAGCCTGTCTCTGGGTATCGGGTCATTGCAACTGATGCTCGATCGCGGCGGGCAACTCGACTGGTTCGAATCCTGGGAGATCATCACCGAAGCCTGTCTCGCGGTGCTGGGCCTTTACATGTTCAACGTGCACTGCCTGACCGCCAAGCAGCCTTTCCTCGATCCGCGCCTGCTGGCGCAGCGCAATTTCTTCCTCGGCCTGGTATTCGCGTTCATCTATGGTTTCGTCACCACGCCGCCGATGGTGCTGATGCCTTCCTTCCTCGACCAGGTGCGCGGCTACCCGATCGACGCGATCGGTCTGTTGCAGGCGCCGCGCGGCATCGGTCTGTTCGCCGCGATGATCGTCGGCGGACGCATCACGGGGCGCATCGATCCGCGCAAGCTGATCGCGTTCGGCCTGCTGTGCCTTGCCTACTCGAGCTGGGAGATGTCGACCTGGACCGCCGACGTCGGCGTTTGGCCGTTGGTGTGGACGAATTTCATGCAGGGCATCGGCGGTGGCATCATCCTGGTGCCGATCCAGGTCATTGCGTTTCCGTCCCTGGAGCCGCATCGCCGCACCGAGGCCACCGCGGTCTACGGCCTGGTGCGCAGCATCGGTGCGAGCATCGGCGTGTCGGGCGCACTGGCCTTGTTCGTGCGCACCAGCAGCGTGATGCATGCGCAACTCGCCGAGCACGTCACGCCTTTCAACCGCGCGTTGCAGGCGCAAGGACACGAAGGGTGGAGCATGGCCACGACGCAGGCGCTGGCGCGGCTCGAACGCGAAGTCAGCTTGCAGTCCGCGATCATCGGCTTTACCGGCGATTTCTATTTGTTTGCTCTGATCGCGCTCGCGGCGCTGCCGCTGCTGCTGTTCATCGGCAGGCCGAAACTGCCGCGCAGCGCGGCGGACCGTGCCGAGGCGATGGTGATCGCGGAATAA
- a CDS encoding methyltransferase domain-containing protein: protein MVTDQIRFDDGAAYERYMGKWSQLAGETFLDWLAPKSGLRWLDVGCGNGAFTEMLVERCAPVLVQGIDPSEGQLAFARTRPASRVAQFRQGDAMAQPFPDDTFDAAVMPLVIFFVPDPAKGVAEMARVVCPGGAVTAYAWDMFGGGFPYEALHLEMRGLGVAVPVPPSPGASRIDAMRDLWTGAGLDAVETREITVQRTFADFDDYWTTILGGPSVGPKLAAMASEELAHLKARMRARLPGDATGRITYSARANAVKGRVPN from the coding sequence ATTGTGACCGACCAAATCCGCTTCGACGACGGGGCTGCCTACGAACGATACATGGGGAAGTGGAGCCAGCTTGCAGGTGAAACCTTCCTTGACTGGCTTGCTCCAAAATCAGGGTTGCGATGGCTCGACGTTGGCTGCGGCAACGGCGCCTTTACCGAAATGCTCGTCGAGCGGTGTGCACCAGTCTTAGTACAGGGGATAGACCCGTCTGAGGGGCAGCTCGCCTTTGCTCGCACACGACCCGCGTCGCGTGTCGCACAGTTTCGTCAGGGCGATGCAATGGCACAGCCTTTCCCCGACGACACGTTCGACGCGGCTGTCATGCCGCTGGTTATTTTCTTCGTTCCCGACCCGGCCAAGGGCGTTGCCGAAATGGCACGAGTGGTCTGCCCGGGTGGCGCCGTCACAGCCTACGCGTGGGACATGTTTGGCGGTGGTTTTCCTTACGAGGCGTTGCACCTTGAAATGCGTGGGCTGGGCGTTGCAGTTCCGGTACCGCCGAGCCCTGGCGCGTCTCGAATAGACGCAATGCGGGACTTGTGGACTGGCGCGGGTTTGGATGCCGTCGAAACGCGGGAGATCACCGTGCAACGGACATTCGCCGATTTCGACGACTACTGGACGACCATCCTCGGGGGGCCGAGCGTCGGTCCCAAGCTCGCAGCGATGGCATCCGAGGAACTCGCGCATCTCAAAGCGCGGATGCGCGCGCGCCTGCCGGGAGATGCCACTGGCCGTATCACCTATAGTGCCCGGGCTAACGCAGTAAAGGGTCGCGTACCAAATTAA